Proteins from a genomic interval of Candidatus Nanosynbacter sp. HMT-352:
- a CDS encoding WD40/YVTN/BNR-like repeat-containing protein has product MSFKSRGHKLYVSVMVFISMFALSLSVVLAPFAKAENAPLYTWRDITIPGQGDISESRVSPDGSKLFVLRSDLVSGSVNLLVSANDGASWSTFAAPEGANGLLVSSDGSKLVVKGKYGENAIYVSTDGGRTWVKRNSFVPDTARVLMSPDGSTLVTYWEHSLYNDPMAVSTDDGNTWVPKGDEYPDYVFNGGKMARRSNDGTLRQSTDYGMTWSAIGGSAGRTSFSSDGKSVFDGFHTSIDGGANWVQLPEYPIDDIRNVVLSGISNDGKKLFATFDGTPTVPVFVSSDGGKTWQKWGDERVSFSSVSMSADGSRVFATSQFTDPDYKSVYRLAILPTPTPATPGGTGTGAGGTITPTAPSTGSSSTSESSSTTSTISISSGKKSEKSSSNLAETGSSVWLVGGLAIVVIAAGGLVLRKRP; this is encoded by the coding sequence ATGTCATTTAAGAGTAGGGGTCATAAATTATATGTAAGTGTGATGGTATTTATTTCCATGTTCGCACTTTCTTTGTCCGTAGTATTAGCACCGTTCGCCAAGGCGGAAAATGCGCCGCTGTATACTTGGAGGGATATAACTATACCTGGACAGGGGGATATTTCGGAATCGCGTGTTAGTCCGGACGGATCAAAGCTTTTTGTCTTGCGTAGTGATTTAGTTAGCGGTAGTGTTAATCTTCTGGTCTCTGCGAATGATGGTGCAAGCTGGAGCACTTTCGCTGCACCAGAGGGTGCAAATGGACTACTAGTTAGCTCCGATGGCTCTAAATTGGTCGTAAAGGGGAAGTATGGTGAAAATGCCATCTATGTTTCTACCGATGGTGGTCGAACTTGGGTTAAGCGTAATTCGTTTGTTCCTGATACTGCGCGTGTATTGATGAGTCCAGACGGCTCCACGCTGGTCACATACTGGGAACATAGTCTCTATAATGATCCTATGGCAGTATCTACTGATGACGGCAATACTTGGGTCCCAAAGGGAGATGAATATCCCGACTATGTCTTTAACGGTGGAAAGATGGCTCGCCGGAGTAATGACGGTACATTACGACAATCTACCGACTATGGCATGACTTGGTCTGCAATTGGGGGTTCTGCTGGTCGTACTAGCTTCAGTTCTGACGGCAAAAGTGTGTTCGACGGCTTTCATACGTCTATAGATGGCGGCGCTAACTGGGTTCAGTTGCCCGAGTATCCTATAGACGACATACGTAATGTCGTGTTGAGCGGCATTAGTAACGACGGTAAAAAACTATTTGCTACATTTGATGGCACCCCAACTGTACCGGTTTTTGTATCTTCAGATGGAGGTAAAACTTGGCAGAAATGGGGTGACGAGAGGGTTTCTTTCTCATCAGTTTCTATGTCTGCTGATGGCTCTAGAGTATTCGCAACATCACAATTTACGGATCCAGATTATAAGTCCGTCTATCGCCTAGCAATTCTACCGACACCTACACCTGCAACTCCCGGCGGCACCGGTACAGGTGCAGGTGGAACTATCACTCCAACAGCTCCATCCACAGGCTCTTCCTCGACTTCAGAATCCTCATCTACTACATCCACTATCTCTATCTCCTCAGGTAAGAAGTCAGAAAAATCATCATCCAACCTTGCGGAAACAGGATCCTCTGTTTGGCTAGTTGGCGGATTAGCTATTGTGGTTATCGCAGCTGGTGGATTAGTCCTAAGAAAACGGCCGTAG
- a CDS encoding WD40/YVTN/BNR-like repeat-containing protein, whose product MAFVLISVFSLSTIFSPLVKAETLLSYAWKDIVIPNGYFSESKISPDGSKLFILQAVPGSSSKRQLIVSEDDGVSWSTFIAPDRAYGLMVSADGSKLIIRGKYGENSIYVSTDGGRNWIKAASPVSNSDNLFMSPDGAILAKYVYATEDLFVSNDDGQTWIQKGKEEPSAIFNGGKMIRMDQDVNLVKKSVDYGATWITVSSGVADEASFSTNGSSIFNGNKVSLDGGSSWTSTSVIPGKQSDNIVSELGISNDGKKLFAVFEPNSYSPSWSPVAHSVDGGKTWQQWGGESFEGRNISMSSDGSKIFAMSTTGVYRLATVPVPQSRSFDVSVKPTPANTDDSVAKSIISTNSLYCYNIDSSSVDPLSSDGITVADSQVKILGGLRFKVNCQNITTGLGSSNITITLANKYDPLKLKVYRRSPVGDLQDATGEFTIKSGVVAGKALTTVLYNAVDADDNDSDSSINDAINGVFYFGVVDEPISVAPNTPATPSADSSSSGTSVTTSSSTSNKKPEKTSSNLAETGVSVWLIGGLAVAVVAGGLVLRKQL is encoded by the coding sequence TTGGCTTTCGTCCTTATTTCTGTATTCTCTCTGTCTACAATATTCTCACCCTTAGTCAAGGCTGAGACGTTACTTAGCTATGCCTGGAAAGATATAGTGATACCGAATGGATATTTTAGTGAGTCTAAAATCAGTCCGGACGGTTCGAAATTGTTTATCCTACAGGCGGTTCCGGGGTCATCTAGTAAAAGGCAGCTTATTGTCTCTGAAGATGATGGTGTAAGCTGGAGTACTTTTATAGCTCCAGATAGAGCTTATGGTCTAATGGTTAGTGCGGACGGCTCTAAGTTGATAATAAGGGGGAAATATGGAGAAAATTCTATTTATGTATCAACTGATGGTGGTCGCAACTGGATTAAGGCCGCCTCTCCGGTGTCTAATAGTGACAATTTGTTCATGAGTCCTGACGGAGCTATTTTGGCTAAATATGTATATGCAACCGAGGATCTTTTTGTTTCTAATGATGATGGGCAAACTTGGATTCAAAAGGGTAAAGAAGAACCTAGCGCTATATTCAATGGCGGAAAGATGATTCGCATGGATCAAGATGTCAATTTGGTGAAAAAATCTGTTGATTATGGCGCAACCTGGATTACTGTTAGTTCTGGTGTCGCCGACGAGGCATCATTTAGTACTAATGGAAGCAGTATATTTAATGGCAATAAGGTATCGCTGGACGGTGGGTCTAGCTGGACTTCGACGTCGGTAATTCCGGGTAAGCAATCTGATAATATTGTTTCGGAATTAGGTATTAGTAATGATGGTAAAAAACTATTTGCTGTCTTTGAGCCGAACAGCTACTCTCCTTCGTGGTCTCCAGTGGCTCATTCTGTGGATGGCGGCAAGACATGGCAGCAATGGGGCGGTGAATCTTTTGAAGGGCGCAATATCTCAATGTCGTCTGACGGCTCTAAGATTTTTGCAATGTCAACAACAGGGGTTTATCGATTAGCAACGGTGCCCGTTCCTCAATCTAGGTCGTTTGATGTAAGTGTAAAGCCTACTCCTGCGAATACTGACGACTCTGTCGCTAAGTCCATCATATCAACTAACTCGCTATATTGTTACAATATAGACTCTTCATCTGTAGATCCTCTGTCGTCTGACGGCATTACAGTGGCTGATTCGCAGGTTAAAATTTTGGGAGGGCTGCGTTTTAAGGTTAATTGTCAGAACATTACTACTGGGCTAGGGTCTTCGAATATCACGATAACCCTTGCTAATAAGTATGATCCATTAAAGTTGAAGGTATATAGAAGGAGTCCTGTTGGGGATTTGCAGGACGCTACTGGTGAGTTCACGATTAAGAGTGGGGTTGTCGCAGGCAAGGCGCTGACCACAGTTTTGTATAATGCAGTCGATGCAGATGATAATGATAGTGACAGCTCTATAAACGATGCTATTAACGGAGTATTTTATTTTGGCGTTGTTGACGAACCTATCTCTGTCGCCCCAAATACTCCCGCCACCCCATCCGCAGACTCTTCGTCTTCAGGTACTTCAGTCACCACATCATCATCCACTTCCAATAAGAAACCAGAAAAAACATCATCAAACCTTGCCGAAACAGGAGTCTCTGTTTGGCTAATCGGCGGACTTGCAGTTGCTGTAGTTGCTGGCGGATTAGTATTGAGAAAGCAACTGTAG